The following coding sequences lie in one Chondrocystis sp. NIES-4102 genomic window:
- a CDS encoding heavy metal efflux pump, CzcA family protein, with amino-acid sequence MLNSILNQILKNSIAQRWLIVVGAILVTVWGVFSVTQMPLDVFPEFAPPQVDIQTESPGLAPEEVESQITVPIESAVNGLPGVTTVRSSSKVGLSMVQVVFDQNADIYRARQSVTEKLQQVTKLPEGTHTPEISPLVSPLGTILQYAFTFNGQGQTSLMDLRRLVEATFSNQILSVPGVSQVTIYGGDERQEQVLVDPAQLRSLNVSLTEVTDAARGANSNAPGGFLIGGGQELLVRGMGQVQSIEDLQQSVVKVQNDQPILLKDVAEVKTGSALKRGDASFNGQPAVVMMINKQPDVDTPTVTKAVEAVMRSLQPTFPADVQVTRTFRQSNFIDSAIGNVSTSLIEGMIIVSAIMLLFLMNWRTAAITLSAIPLSLLIGLMFMKAFGLGINTMTLGGLVVAIGSVVDDSIVDMENCYRGLRTNQAQGNPKHPFRVVYDTSVEVRLAVIFSTVIIIVVFAPIFSLTGVEGRIFAPMGLAYLLSIAASTLVAMTLSPALCAILLANQTLPQEGTFVSRWAERLYRPLLNLSLRLPQLILGVSLAALVAALTLVPSLGRVFLPEFQEKSMVNSMVLFPGVALDMTNRAGMALSNSLKDNPLYEWVQVRAGRAPGDADGAGVNLAHVDVELSDLALKDREASVKQLRETFLKLPGVVPNIGGFISHRMDEVLSGVRSAIAIKIFGPDLGELRQIGEQVRDAIEPIEGVVDLQLEPQLPIRQVQIQYDRGAAANYGLSMEAISAVVETALNGRVVSQVAENQQLIDITVGLQESARNNLDAIGAIPISTPTGEIIPLSTVAEVTYGMGANVVNREDVSRLIVVSANVAERDLGSVVEDIQGTIRQKVQLPQGYFIQYGGQFESEQRATNNLLVFSILAAIVIAILMFFSVKSLPATIAIMLNLPLALVGGIVSIALSGGVISIASLIGFITLFGVAVRNGLLLVDNYNNKFAQGMQLKDAIVNGSLDRVNAILMTALTSALGMLPLAIASGAGNEILQPLAIVVLGGLFTSTVLTLLVIPALYAKFGKWLIPKHASTDLEKNFHLNEPPKVSVES; translated from the coding sequence ATGCTTAACTCAATTTTGAATCAAATTCTCAAAAATTCCATCGCCCAACGCTGGTTAATTGTGGTCGGAGCGATTTTAGTAACGGTATGGGGAGTTTTCAGCGTCACCCAGATGCCTTTAGATGTCTTTCCTGAATTTGCCCCGCCCCAAGTCGATATTCAAACCGAATCCCCTGGACTTGCTCCTGAAGAAGTGGAATCTCAAATTACCGTCCCCATTGAAAGTGCCGTTAATGGTTTACCTGGAGTGACTACCGTAAGATCTTCTTCTAAAGTTGGATTATCAATGGTGCAGGTGGTGTTTGACCAAAATGCAGACATTTACCGAGCCAGACAATCCGTCACAGAAAAGTTACAACAAGTGACAAAACTGCCTGAAGGCACTCATACCCCTGAAATTTCCCCTTTGGTATCCCCGTTAGGTACGATTTTACAATATGCCTTCACCTTCAACGGGCAAGGGCAAACTTCCTTGATGGATTTACGCCGTTTGGTGGAAGCTACTTTTAGTAATCAAATTCTCTCTGTGCCAGGAGTCTCTCAAGTCACAATTTATGGAGGTGATGAACGCCAAGAACAGGTGTTAGTCGATCCAGCCCAACTGCGATCGCTCAATGTTTCTCTTACCGAAGTAACCGATGCAGCCAGAGGTGCTAATTCTAATGCTCCTGGTGGCTTCTTAATTGGCGGGGGACAAGAGCTATTGGTACGGGGCATGGGGCAAGTGCAATCTATTGAAGATTTACAACAATCAGTGGTGAAGGTACAAAATGACCAGCCTATTTTGCTCAAAGACGTAGCGGAGGTCAAAACGGGGTCGGCACTCAAGCGCGGTGATGCCAGCTTTAACGGGCAACCTGCGGTGGTGATGATGATCAACAAACAGCCCGATGTAGATACTCCCACCGTCACCAAAGCAGTAGAAGCGGTGATGCGATCGCTACAGCCGACATTTCCCGCCGACGTTCAAGTGACTAGGACGTTTCGCCAGTCCAATTTTATTGATTCTGCCATTGGCAACGTCAGCACTTCTCTAATTGAAGGTATGATAATCGTTTCGGCGATCATGCTGCTATTTTTGATGAATTGGCGCACCGCAGCCATTACCCTGAGTGCGATTCCCCTATCGCTGTTGATTGGCTTAATGTTCATGAAAGCCTTTGGTTTGGGGATTAATACCATGACGTTAGGAGGATTAGTGGTTGCCATAGGTTCGGTGGTGGATGACTCAATTGTCGATATGGAGAACTGCTATCGCGGACTCCGTACCAACCAGGCACAGGGCAATCCCAAGCATCCTTTTCGAGTGGTGTATGACACCTCGGTGGAAGTGCGGTTGGCAGTGATTTTTTCCACGGTGATTATCATTGTAGTGTTTGCCCCGATTTTTAGTTTAACTGGAGTAGAAGGACGGATTTTTGCTCCGATGGGGTTGGCTTATTTGCTCTCGATCGCTGCTTCTACCCTGGTTGCCATGACCCTTTCCCCCGCCCTCTGTGCGATTCTGCTGGCTAATCAAACCCTACCCCAAGAAGGGACTTTTGTTTCGCGCTGGGCAGAACGCTTGTATCGCCCCCTGCTGAACCTATCCCTGCGCTTGCCCCAACTAATTCTCGGTGTATCCTTGGCTGCCTTGGTTGCTGCTTTGACGCTCGTTCCTTCCTTGGGACGAGTCTTTTTGCCTGAATTCCAGGAAAAATCGATGGTTAACTCAATGGTCTTGTTTCCTGGAGTTGCCCTGGATATGACCAATCGGGCAGGGATGGCACTGTCTAATTCTCTTAAGGACAATCCTCTGTATGAGTGGGTACAGGTACGGGCGGGACGCGCTCCTGGGGATGCCGATGGAGCAGGTGTTAACTTAGCCCACGTCGATGTGGAACTCAGCGACCTTGCCCTCAAAGACCGCGAAGCCAGCGTGAAGCAACTGCGAGAGACATTTTTGAAGTTACCAGGGGTAGTCCCGAATATTGGCGGGTTTATTTCTCACCGTATGGATGAGGTGTTATCTGGAGTCAGAAGTGCGATCGCCATTAAAATCTTTGGCCCCGACCTTGGTGAACTGCGTCAAATTGGCGAACAGGTGCGCGATGCTATCGAACCCATTGAAGGAGTGGTGGATTTGCAACTCGAACCCCAACTGCCGATCCGTCAGGTACAAATTCAGTACGACCGAGGGGCAGCAGCTAATTATGGTTTGAGTATGGAGGCAATTTCGGCTGTGGTAGAAACGGCTCTAAACGGTCGGGTAGTCTCCCAGGTAGCAGAAAATCAACAGTTAATTGATATTACTGTGGGATTACAGGAATCGGCTCGCAACAACCTCGATGCCATTGGTGCTATTCCCATTTCTACTCCCACGGGAGAAATTATTCCCCTCAGTACTGTTGCTGAAGTGACCTATGGCATGGGAGCAAACGTGGTCAATCGGGAGGATGTATCGCGCTTAATCGTGGTTTCCGCCAATGTTGCTGAACGTGACTTGGGTAGTGTAGTGGAGGATATTCAAGGGACTATTCGCCAAAAGGTACAGTTACCCCAGGGCTACTTTATTCAATACGGCGGACAGTTTGAATCGGAGCAACGTGCTACCAATAACCTGCTGGTGTTTAGTATTCTGGCAGCGATTGTCATCGCTATCTTAATGTTTTTCTCAGTGAAATCTCTTCCTGCTACGATCGCGATTATGCTCAATTTACCTTTGGCTTTAGTGGGGGGTATTGTCTCCATTGCCTTGAGTGGTGGGGTGATTTCGATTGCTTCTTTAATTGGGTTTATTACTCTGTTTGGGGTTGCCGTTCGCAATGGCTTATTATTGGTAGACAATTACAACAATAAGTTTGCTCAAGGAATGCAGCTTAAAGATGCGATCGTCAATGGTTCTTTAGACCGAGTAAACGCGATCTTGATGACCGCCCTCACCTCAGCTTTAGGGATGCTACCTTTGGCGATCGCTAGTGGAGCGGGAAATGAAATTCTACAACCCTTGGCGATTGTGGTGTTGGGTGGTTTATTTACCTCTACAGTCTTAACTTTATTGGTGATTCCTGCCCTCTATGCTAAGTTTGGCAAGTGGCTGATTCCCAAACACGCATCAACCGACCTGGAGAAAAACTTTCATCTTAACGAGCCGCCGAAAGTATCGGTTGAGTCATAA
- a CDS encoding type 3 multicopper oxidase, with protein sequence MVKINRRQFIALGAAGVGTALIGNWLRQDISSQPLASSSANVFDVYQSSDGLLELDIIAKENPVNLTGRQAYLLTYNGQVPAPRLEANPGDKIRIHFANNLSQPTNIHYHGLHIPIMGNADNVFLHIKPGEKLTYEFQIPSNHPAGIFWYHPHLHGLVAEQLFGGLAGLFIVRGDLDEIPEVKAAKEEFLVLQDFAVDNNGRLINSAHMSLMMGREGDIITANGQVNPSLSLPEQGLLRLRILNASTSRFYRLALEDHSFYQIATDGGALNEPIEVNELLLTPGQRAEVLIKGDKEPRQYRLLNLPYDRGGMGMMGGGMMGRNNRDEPIVLATINYEAPGQSLSIPTQLASITALPEPQTVRSFELNHGMNPAVGMAFLINGEAYNHDRLDTQVQLDTVEDWEITNTGMMDHPFHVHGLAFQVISRNGQPESLLAWRDTVLVPRGETVRIRIPFRDFAGKTVYHCHVLDHEDLGMMGNLMINA encoded by the coding sequence ATGGTTAAAATTAACCGTCGCCAGTTTATTGCATTAGGTGCTGCTGGTGTAGGAACAGCTTTAATAGGTAATTGGTTGCGTCAAGATATTTCTAGTCAACCTTTAGCCTCTTCATCTGCTAATGTATTCGATGTTTATCAAAGTAGTGATGGGTTATTAGAGTTAGACATTATAGCTAAAGAAAATCCCGTAAATTTGACTGGGAGACAAGCATATTTATTAACCTATAACGGACAAGTTCCCGCACCCCGTCTGGAAGCCAACCCAGGAGACAAGATTCGCATTCACTTTGCTAATAATCTCTCTCAACCGACTAATATTCACTATCACGGCTTGCATATTCCCATTATGGGTAATGCGGATAATGTTTTTCTGCATATCAAACCAGGAGAAAAACTAACCTACGAATTTCAGATACCATCAAATCATCCAGCAGGAATATTTTGGTATCATCCCCACCTGCATGGTTTAGTTGCCGAACAATTGTTTGGGGGTTTGGCAGGGTTGTTTATCGTGCGCGGTGATTTAGATGAAATTCCCGAAGTCAAAGCAGCCAAAGAAGAGTTTTTAGTACTGCAAGACTTTGCTGTGGATAATAATGGCAGACTAATCAATTCAGCCCATATGTCCTTGATGATGGGAAGAGAAGGAGACATAATTACAGCCAACGGACAAGTAAATCCTAGTCTTTCTTTGCCCGAACAAGGATTACTGCGCTTGCGGATTCTCAATGCGTCTACTTCCCGTTTTTATCGACTGGCTTTAGAAGATCATTCCTTTTATCAAATTGCTACTGACGGAGGTGCGTTAAACGAACCAATAGAAGTTAACGAATTGCTACTGACACCAGGACAACGAGCCGAAGTTTTAATTAAAGGCGACAAAGAACCTAGACAATACCGCTTACTAAATTTACCTTACGATCGCGGTGGTATGGGTATGATGGGGGGCGGAATGATGGGCAGAAATAACCGCGATGAACCCATAGTTTTAGCAACGATTAACTACGAAGCCCCAGGACAGTCTCTTTCAATTCCCACCCAGCTTGCTTCAATTACGGCATTGCCAGAACCTCAAACAGTAAGAAGCTTTGAACTCAATCATGGCATGAATCCCGCCGTGGGCATGGCTTTTCTAATCAATGGTGAAGCTTATAATCATGATCGCCTCGATACCCAAGTACAACTAGATACAGTAGAAGATTGGGAAATAACCAATACAGGAATGATGGATCATCCCTTCCACGTTCACGGGTTAGCTTTTCAAGTAATTAGTCGTAACGGACAGCCAGAATCATTACTGGCTTGGCGAGATACGGTGCTAGTGCCTAGAGGTGAAACTGTCCGTATTCGTATTCCTTTCCGCGATTTTGCAGGCAAAACCGTGTATCACTGTCATGTTCTCGACCACGAGGATTTGGGCATGATGGGCAATTTGATGATTAATGCCTAA
- a CDS encoding type 11 methyltransferase, which translates to MKSNSWNKDYPVCRICDWLLQIFDPAHQQCYTQEELHKLLISAEFKIHCATKVRFGVIWGLMAVTVLSSKIS; encoded by the coding sequence ATGAAATCAAACAGCTGGAATAAAGATTATCCAGTATGTAGAATCTGCGACTGGCTCTTACAAATTTTCGATCCCGCTCATCAACAATGCTATACACAAGAGGAATTACATAAGTTATTGATATCTGCTGAATTTAAAATTCACTGTGCTACTAAAGTTCGTTTTGGAGTTATTTGGGGACTGATGGCTGTTACGGTTTTATCATCTAAAATTAGCTGA
- a CDS encoding transcriptional regulator, with protein MAGKEGWLIGELSDRVGISAHTIRYYERLGLLEPPRRTESQYRIYGQENEERLRFIQKAKKFGLSLDEIKQLE; from the coding sequence ATGGCAGGTAAAGAAGGCTGGTTGATTGGCGAGTTAAGCGATCGCGTGGGAATATCGGCTCATACCATCCGTTATTATGAACGCTTGGGATTACTTGAACCTCCCAGGCGCACCGAATCACAATATCGCATCTATGGTCAAGAAAATGAAGAACGCTTGCGCTTCATTCAAAAAGCCAAAAAATTTGGGCTGTCTCTGGATGAAATCAAACAGCTGGAATAA
- a CDS encoding thioredoxin: MTKRLVEVFVAGCPLCDETVKLVRELACSNCEVKIYDLHHESAAEKEKRTQYGIHRIPAVVVNGKLAECCSSQQPVSREMLVAAGIGQG, translated from the coding sequence ATGACAAAACGATTAGTAGAAGTATTTGTAGCTGGTTGTCCTCTATGCGATGAAACTGTCAAGCTGGTGAGAGAATTAGCTTGTTCTAATTGCGAGGTGAAAATCTACGATCTACATCACGAAAGTGCAGCAGAAAAAGAAAAAAGGACACAATATGGAATTCATCGCATTCCTGCGGTAGTAGTAAATGGCAAACTAGCAGAGTGCTGTTCCTCTCAACAGCCTGTATCTCGCGAGATGCTTGTAGCTGCTGGTATTGGTCAAGGTTAA